The following proteins are encoded in a genomic region of Triticum dicoccoides isolate Atlit2015 ecotype Zavitan chromosome 1B, WEW_v2.0, whole genome shotgun sequence:
- the LOC119333120 gene encoding uncharacterized protein LOC119333120 isoform X2 — protein sequence MVPLLLQPWWKESCIFWLMIQVFLTKHTNIFWLLLKEVNQGGLYMDYNFSPVDSKNLNISILPITKKDRMRDKKKHNKTKRKVMCAELKQDADEEGMESQQTQGIEARAASTAVVMCAELKQDADGECMESQQTQGIEATAASTAVXTGEASEELKNIRQPHIPLPNTSKSFYVTRQIKFHGRHIRIICQESNGPCSLIAICNALLLKGDIRLESNATMVHEKELIMLLLEFLENRKGVPCSELPRQIFDILQKLSVPLEVNVVFNRTDGFVEMPQISLFRDLNISLYHGWLLDPDDADFAALSPYSSYYALYEAFFDPEFQNVDLAKKFLKGPQLTSYGLRSLRNDLKEEAPCVLFWQNHFSAVIKIKEELYALVTDSGYLESSVVWERLLSEAGGELVDCNFIPIVRAPHIPPSDLPGTSSSMSVHSSGQLISEVSDGRISFIRRRTANLFTDDDDNYLESLQKFAELPRNQFSEAKTLCAKGTSLIVADTSKIGRIIASDLLQQIVQAHQAKCSWNGKFDRRSIYVNGRYRARITAQFCEYTDNTLPIAYMTNDYTAYVVEVLSLFELEKLGYPAFFRLLINTLTESDLSTMSHFDLACFWDRIQSHLALKFSSARQDFYGGIQRIRRNSSRRVRWALRNLLRSAPLADDDDWRALTYDGGQGHPLLRKVLRYKGKNHEQKDDETEEDKRFGKYLNTLDSASEYARNVNEHAEDDEDVKEDADEEVEPFYEPVELLSELDLLYSHFLQEHLSAVHELLVTSVSEELFLLLEELFELYERPEVITNRVS from the exons ATGGTGCCTTTATTACTACAACCCTG GTGGAAGGAGAGTTGTATCTTTTGGTTAATGATACAAGTTTTTTTAACCAAACACACCAATATTTTTTGGCTCTTGTTAAAAGAG GTAAATCAAGGTGGATTGTATATGGACTACAATTTTTCACCTGTTGATTCAAAAAATCTGAACATTTCAATTTTG CCAATCACGAAAAAAGATAGAATGAGGGACAAGAAAAAGCACAACAAGACGAAACGTAAG GTTATGTGTGCAGAGCTAAAGCAGGATGCTGATGAAGAGGGTATGGAGTCACAACAAACGCAGGGTATAGAAGCTAGAGCCGCAAGTACAGCAGTG GTTATGTGTGCAGAGCTAAAACAGGATGCTGATGGAGAGTGTATGGAGTCACAACAAACACAGGGTATAGAAGCTACAGCTGCAAGTACAGCAGTGG NCACTGGTGAAGCTTCGGAGGAATTAAAGAATATCCGTCAACCTCATATTCCATTGCCCAACACTTCTAAATCTTTTTATGTGACAAGGCAGATCAAGTTCCATGGCCGCCACATTCGTATTATCTGTCAGGAGTCAAACGGCCCATGCAGTTTGATTGCAATAT GCAATGCACTCTTGCTTAAGGGTGATATAAGGCTTGAATCAAATGCTACCATGGTCCATGAGAAGGAACTGATTATGCTTCTTCTAGAATTTCTTGAGAACCGCAAG GGGGTGCCATGTTCAGAATTGCCGAGACAAATATTTGATATTCTGCAAAAGCTTTCGGTCCCCCTAGAAGTGAACGTTGTCTTCAATAG AACTGATGGTTTCGTGGAAATGCCACAGATTTCGCTGTTTCGTGACCTTAATATTTCTCTATATCATGGCTGGCTTCTAGATCCAGAT GATGCTGACTTTGCTGCGCTATCACCATATTCGTCGTATTATGCACTTTATGAGGCGTTCTTTGACCCTGAGTTTCAGAATG TGGATCTGGCCAAAAAGTTCCTAAAAGGTCCTCAACTCACTTCCTATGG CTTGCGTTCCTTACGCAACGACCTGAAAGAGGAGGCCCCATGTGTACTTTTCTGGCAGAATCACTTCAGCGCTGTAATTAAG ATAAAAGAGGAACTATATGCCTTAGTTACTGATTCAGGTTATTTAGAAAGTTCTGTGGTTTGGGAAAGGTTATTAAGTGAG GCGGGCGGGGAACTTGTGGACTGCAACTTCATTCCAATTGTTCGAGCGCCACACATACCACCTTCC GATCTGCCTGGAACTAGCTCTTCTATGTCGGTTCACTCGTCTGGTCAACTGATTTCTGAGGTTTCTGATGGAAGAATTTCATTTATAAGACGGCGAACAGCAAATCTGTTCACCGATGACGACGACAACTATTTGGAATCACTTCAAAAATTTGCAGAATTGCCCAGAAATCAGTTTTCAGAAGCAAAAACCTTGTGTGCTAAAGGTACCTCATTGATTGTTGCGGATACATCCAAAATTGGCAGGATCATTGCAAGCGATCTTCTTCAGCAAATTGTGCAGGCCCATCAAGCTAAGTGTAGCTGGAATGGGAAATTTGATAGACGCAGCATTTATGTTAATGGTCGTTATCGTGCTAGGATTACAGCACAGTTTTGTGAGTACACTGATAACACCTTGCCAATTGCTTACATGACAAATGACTACACAGCTTATGTTGTGGAAGTGCTTTCTCTATTTGAACTAGAGAAGTTGGGATATCCCGCCTTTTTTCGCTTGCTGATTAACACACTTACAGAATCAGATCTAAGCACCATGTCACATTTTGATTTGGCATGCTTTTGGGATAGAATACAAAGCCACCTAGCTTTGAAGTTTTCGTCAGCCAGACAGGACTTCTATGGTGGCATCCAGAGGATCCGCCGAAATTCATCAAGGAGGGTCAGGTGGGCCTTAAGAAATCTGTTGAGGTCGGCACCATTGGCTGATGATGATGATTGGAGGGCGTTGACCTATGACGGAGGACAAGGACATCCTCTTCTCAGAAAAGTTTTGAGGTATAAAGGAAAGAATCATGAGCAGAAGGATGATGAGACTGAAGAGGACAAAAGGTTTGGGAAATATTTGAATACTCTTGATAGTGCTTCTGAATATGCGCGCAATGTGAATGAGCATGCAGAGGATGATGAG GATGTCAAGGAAGATGCTGATGAGGAGGTGGAACCATTCTATGAACCAGTCGAATTACTTTCAGAATTGGATTTGCTGTACTCGCATTTTCTTCAAGAGCATCTCAGTGCGGTTCATGAACTCCTAGTAACCTCTGTTTCTGAGGAGTTATTTTTGTT GTTGGAAGAGCTGTTTGAATTGTATGAGAGACCGGAGGTTATTACAAACCGAGTGTCATGA
- the LOC119333120 gene encoding uncharacterized protein LOC119333120 isoform X1, which yields MVPLLLQPWWKESCIFWLMIQVFLTKHTNIFWLLLKEVNQGGLYMDYNFSPVDSKNLNISILPITKKDRMRDKKKHNKTKRKVMCAELKQDADEEGMESQQTQGIEARAASTAVVMCAELKQDADGECMESQQTQGIEATAASTAVXTGEASEELKNIRQPHIPLPNTSKSFYVTRQIKFHGRHIRIICQESNGPCSLIAICNALLLKGDIRLESNATMVHEKELIMLLLEFLENRKGVPCSELPRQIFDILQKLSVPLEVNVVFNRTDGFVEMPQISLFRDLNISLYHGWLLDPDDADFAALSPYSSYYALYEAFFDPEFQNVDLAKKFLKGPQLTSYGLRSLRNDLKEEAPCVLFWQNHFSAVIKIKEELYALVTDSGYLESSVVWERLLSEAGGELVDCNFIPIVRAPHIPPSFQDLPGTSSSMSVHSSGQLISEVSDGRISFIRRRTANLFTDDDDNYLESLQKFAELPRNQFSEAKTLCAKGTSLIVADTSKIGRIIASDLLQQIVQAHQAKCSWNGKFDRRSIYVNGRYRARITAQFCEYTDNTLPIAYMTNDYTAYVVEVLSLFELEKLGYPAFFRLLINTLTESDLSTMSHFDLACFWDRIQSHLALKFSSARQDFYGGIQRIRRNSSRRVRWALRNLLRSAPLADDDDWRALTYDGGQGHPLLRKVLRYKGKNHEQKDDETEEDKRFGKYLNTLDSASEYARNVNEHAEDDEDVKEDADEEVEPFYEPVELLSELDLLYSHFLQEHLSAVHELLVTSVSEELFLLLEELFELYERPEVITNRVS from the exons ATGGTGCCTTTATTACTACAACCCTG GTGGAAGGAGAGTTGTATCTTTTGGTTAATGATACAAGTTTTTTTAACCAAACACACCAATATTTTTTGGCTCTTGTTAAAAGAG GTAAATCAAGGTGGATTGTATATGGACTACAATTTTTCACCTGTTGATTCAAAAAATCTGAACATTTCAATTTTG CCAATCACGAAAAAAGATAGAATGAGGGACAAGAAAAAGCACAACAAGACGAAACGTAAG GTTATGTGTGCAGAGCTAAAGCAGGATGCTGATGAAGAGGGTATGGAGTCACAACAAACGCAGGGTATAGAAGCTAGAGCCGCAAGTACAGCAGTG GTTATGTGTGCAGAGCTAAAACAGGATGCTGATGGAGAGTGTATGGAGTCACAACAAACACAGGGTATAGAAGCTACAGCTGCAAGTACAGCAGTGG NCACTGGTGAAGCTTCGGAGGAATTAAAGAATATCCGTCAACCTCATATTCCATTGCCCAACACTTCTAAATCTTTTTATGTGACAAGGCAGATCAAGTTCCATGGCCGCCACATTCGTATTATCTGTCAGGAGTCAAACGGCCCATGCAGTTTGATTGCAATAT GCAATGCACTCTTGCTTAAGGGTGATATAAGGCTTGAATCAAATGCTACCATGGTCCATGAGAAGGAACTGATTATGCTTCTTCTAGAATTTCTTGAGAACCGCAAG GGGGTGCCATGTTCAGAATTGCCGAGACAAATATTTGATATTCTGCAAAAGCTTTCGGTCCCCCTAGAAGTGAACGTTGTCTTCAATAG AACTGATGGTTTCGTGGAAATGCCACAGATTTCGCTGTTTCGTGACCTTAATATTTCTCTATATCATGGCTGGCTTCTAGATCCAGAT GATGCTGACTTTGCTGCGCTATCACCATATTCGTCGTATTATGCACTTTATGAGGCGTTCTTTGACCCTGAGTTTCAGAATG TGGATCTGGCCAAAAAGTTCCTAAAAGGTCCTCAACTCACTTCCTATGG CTTGCGTTCCTTACGCAACGACCTGAAAGAGGAGGCCCCATGTGTACTTTTCTGGCAGAATCACTTCAGCGCTGTAATTAAG ATAAAAGAGGAACTATATGCCTTAGTTACTGATTCAGGTTATTTAGAAAGTTCTGTGGTTTGGGAAAGGTTATTAAGTGAG GCGGGCGGGGAACTTGTGGACTGCAACTTCATTCCAATTGTTCGAGCGCCACACATACCACCTTCC TTTCAGGATCTGCCTGGAACTAGCTCTTCTATGTCGGTTCACTCGTCTGGTCAACTGATTTCTGAGGTTTCTGATGGAAGAATTTCATTTATAAGACGGCGAACAGCAAATCTGTTCACCGATGACGACGACAACTATTTGGAATCACTTCAAAAATTTGCAGAATTGCCCAGAAATCAGTTTTCAGAAGCAAAAACCTTGTGTGCTAAAGGTACCTCATTGATTGTTGCGGATACATCCAAAATTGGCAGGATCATTGCAAGCGATCTTCTTCAGCAAATTGTGCAGGCCCATCAAGCTAAGTGTAGCTGGAATGGGAAATTTGATAGACGCAGCATTTATGTTAATGGTCGTTATCGTGCTAGGATTACAGCACAGTTTTGTGAGTACACTGATAACACCTTGCCAATTGCTTACATGACAAATGACTACACAGCTTATGTTGTGGAAGTGCTTTCTCTATTTGAACTAGAGAAGTTGGGATATCCCGCCTTTTTTCGCTTGCTGATTAACACACTTACAGAATCAGATCTAAGCACCATGTCACATTTTGATTTGGCATGCTTTTGGGATAGAATACAAAGCCACCTAGCTTTGAAGTTTTCGTCAGCCAGACAGGACTTCTATGGTGGCATCCAGAGGATCCGCCGAAATTCATCAAGGAGGGTCAGGTGGGCCTTAAGAAATCTGTTGAGGTCGGCACCATTGGCTGATGATGATGATTGGAGGGCGTTGACCTATGACGGAGGACAAGGACATCCTCTTCTCAGAAAAGTTTTGAGGTATAAAGGAAAGAATCATGAGCAGAAGGATGATGAGACTGAAGAGGACAAAAGGTTTGGGAAATATTTGAATACTCTTGATAGTGCTTCTGAATATGCGCGCAATGTGAATGAGCATGCAGAGGATGATGAG GATGTCAAGGAAGATGCTGATGAGGAGGTGGAACCATTCTATGAACCAGTCGAATTACTTTCAGAATTGGATTTGCTGTACTCGCATTTTCTTCAAGAGCATCTCAGTGCGGTTCATGAACTCCTAGTAACCTCTGTTTCTGAGGAGTTATTTTTGTT GTTGGAAGAGCTGTTTGAATTGTATGAGAGACCGGAGGTTATTACAAACCGAGTGTCATGA
- the LOC119333120 gene encoding uncharacterized protein LOC119333120 isoform X3, whose amino-acid sequence MRDKKKHNKTKRKVMCAELKQDADEEGMESQQTQGIEARAASTAVVMCAELKQDADGECMESQQTQGIEATAASTAVXTGEASEELKNIRQPHIPLPNTSKSFYVTRQIKFHGRHIRIICQESNGPCSLIAICNALLLKGDIRLESNATMVHEKELIMLLLEFLENRKGVPCSELPRQIFDILQKLSVPLEVNVVFNRTDGFVEMPQISLFRDLNISLYHGWLLDPDDADFAALSPYSSYYALYEAFFDPEFQNVDLAKKFLKGPQLTSYGLRSLRNDLKEEAPCVLFWQNHFSAVIKIKEELYALVTDSGYLESSVVWERLLSEAGGELVDCNFIPIVRAPHIPPSFQDLPGTSSSMSVHSSGQLISEVSDGRISFIRRRTANLFTDDDDNYLESLQKFAELPRNQFSEAKTLCAKGTSLIVADTSKIGRIIASDLLQQIVQAHQAKCSWNGKFDRRSIYVNGRYRARITAQFCEYTDNTLPIAYMTNDYTAYVVEVLSLFELEKLGYPAFFRLLINTLTESDLSTMSHFDLACFWDRIQSHLALKFSSARQDFYGGIQRIRRNSSRRVRWALRNLLRSAPLADDDDWRALTYDGGQGHPLLRKVLRYKGKNHEQKDDETEEDKRFGKYLNTLDSASEYARNVNEHAEDDEDVKEDADEEVEPFYEPVELLSELDLLYSHFLQEHLSAVHELLVTSVSEELFLLLEELFELYERPEVITNRVS is encoded by the exons ATGAGGGACAAGAAAAAGCACAACAAGACGAAACGTAAG GTTATGTGTGCAGAGCTAAAGCAGGATGCTGATGAAGAGGGTATGGAGTCACAACAAACGCAGGGTATAGAAGCTAGAGCCGCAAGTACAGCAGTG GTTATGTGTGCAGAGCTAAAACAGGATGCTGATGGAGAGTGTATGGAGTCACAACAAACACAGGGTATAGAAGCTACAGCTGCAAGTACAGCAGTGG NCACTGGTGAAGCTTCGGAGGAATTAAAGAATATCCGTCAACCTCATATTCCATTGCCCAACACTTCTAAATCTTTTTATGTGACAAGGCAGATCAAGTTCCATGGCCGCCACATTCGTATTATCTGTCAGGAGTCAAACGGCCCATGCAGTTTGATTGCAATAT GCAATGCACTCTTGCTTAAGGGTGATATAAGGCTTGAATCAAATGCTACCATGGTCCATGAGAAGGAACTGATTATGCTTCTTCTAGAATTTCTTGAGAACCGCAAG GGGGTGCCATGTTCAGAATTGCCGAGACAAATATTTGATATTCTGCAAAAGCTTTCGGTCCCCCTAGAAGTGAACGTTGTCTTCAATAG AACTGATGGTTTCGTGGAAATGCCACAGATTTCGCTGTTTCGTGACCTTAATATTTCTCTATATCATGGCTGGCTTCTAGATCCAGAT GATGCTGACTTTGCTGCGCTATCACCATATTCGTCGTATTATGCACTTTATGAGGCGTTCTTTGACCCTGAGTTTCAGAATG TGGATCTGGCCAAAAAGTTCCTAAAAGGTCCTCAACTCACTTCCTATGG CTTGCGTTCCTTACGCAACGACCTGAAAGAGGAGGCCCCATGTGTACTTTTCTGGCAGAATCACTTCAGCGCTGTAATTAAG ATAAAAGAGGAACTATATGCCTTAGTTACTGATTCAGGTTATTTAGAAAGTTCTGTGGTTTGGGAAAGGTTATTAAGTGAG GCGGGCGGGGAACTTGTGGACTGCAACTTCATTCCAATTGTTCGAGCGCCACACATACCACCTTCC TTTCAGGATCTGCCTGGAACTAGCTCTTCTATGTCGGTTCACTCGTCTGGTCAACTGATTTCTGAGGTTTCTGATGGAAGAATTTCATTTATAAGACGGCGAACAGCAAATCTGTTCACCGATGACGACGACAACTATTTGGAATCACTTCAAAAATTTGCAGAATTGCCCAGAAATCAGTTTTCAGAAGCAAAAACCTTGTGTGCTAAAGGTACCTCATTGATTGTTGCGGATACATCCAAAATTGGCAGGATCATTGCAAGCGATCTTCTTCAGCAAATTGTGCAGGCCCATCAAGCTAAGTGTAGCTGGAATGGGAAATTTGATAGACGCAGCATTTATGTTAATGGTCGTTATCGTGCTAGGATTACAGCACAGTTTTGTGAGTACACTGATAACACCTTGCCAATTGCTTACATGACAAATGACTACACAGCTTATGTTGTGGAAGTGCTTTCTCTATTTGAACTAGAGAAGTTGGGATATCCCGCCTTTTTTCGCTTGCTGATTAACACACTTACAGAATCAGATCTAAGCACCATGTCACATTTTGATTTGGCATGCTTTTGGGATAGAATACAAAGCCACCTAGCTTTGAAGTTTTCGTCAGCCAGACAGGACTTCTATGGTGGCATCCAGAGGATCCGCCGAAATTCATCAAGGAGGGTCAGGTGGGCCTTAAGAAATCTGTTGAGGTCGGCACCATTGGCTGATGATGATGATTGGAGGGCGTTGACCTATGACGGAGGACAAGGACATCCTCTTCTCAGAAAAGTTTTGAGGTATAAAGGAAAGAATCATGAGCAGAAGGATGATGAGACTGAAGAGGACAAAAGGTTTGGGAAATATTTGAATACTCTTGATAGTGCTTCTGAATATGCGCGCAATGTGAATGAGCATGCAGAGGATGATGAG GATGTCAAGGAAGATGCTGATGAGGAGGTGGAACCATTCTATGAACCAGTCGAATTACTTTCAGAATTGGATTTGCTGTACTCGCATTTTCTTCAAGAGCATCTCAGTGCGGTTCATGAACTCCTAGTAACCTCTGTTTCTGAGGAGTTATTTTTGTT GTTGGAAGAGCTGTTTGAATTGTATGAGAGACCGGAGGTTATTACAAACCGAGTGTCATGA